TTATTATTTATTTCCTTAAAGGTGAATTAAAGGTGAAAGAATTTTTGCGTGAGAAAACCTTAAAGGGCTCACGTTTTTTTATTTCAGCAATTAGCGAGGCAGAACTTTTTGGCTACCCTGAACTTACATTCGAAGAAATTTCAAAGATCGATGATATTTTCAAAACCATTTCGGTTATTTCTATTGATTCTCAAATTGCCAGGCTGGCTGGA
The window above is part of the Candidatus Gracilibacteria bacterium genome. Proteins encoded here:
- a CDS encoding type II toxin-antitoxin system VapC family toxin produces the protein MYALDTNIIIYFLKGELKVKEFLREKTLKGSRFFISAISEAELFGYPELTFEEISKIDDIFKTISVISIDSQIARLAGFFKRKYKISLPDSIVAATSYLTNTVLLTRNIKDFKKIKEISAEFI